One Capsicum annuum cultivar UCD-10X-F1 chromosome 2, UCD10Xv1.1, whole genome shotgun sequence genomic window carries:
- the LOC107860267 gene encoding ethylene-responsive transcription factor RAP2-10, whose protein sequence is MEVGGGGESGVTASSGVCCGGKRKSERPYKGIRMRKWGKWVAEIREPNKRSRIWLGSYSTPVAAARAYDTAVYYLRGPSARLNFPELLVGDVGLNDLSAASIRKKAIEVGAQVDAVQNSLANHHHHEHPQEKLEAPSPSELKPCWFQEKPDLNLKPEPEDPELDYW, encoded by the coding sequence ATGGAGGTAGGTGGTGGGGGTGAAAGTGGAGTTACTGCAAGTTCAGGGGTCTGTTGTGGTGGTAAGAGAAAGAGCGAAAGGCCATACAAAGGGATTCGTATGAGGAAGTGGGGGAAGTGGGTTGCAGAAATTCGAGAGCCAAACAAGCGTTCGAGGATTTGGTTGGGCTCGTATTCGACCCCAGTTGCAGCAGCACGGGCTTATGATACAGCTGTTTATTATCTAAGAGGGCCTTCGGCCCGATTGAATTTCCCAGAGTTGTTAGTTGGTGATGTCGGGCTTAATGATTTGTCTGCTGCTTCAATTCGTAAAAAAGCTATAGAAGTTGGTGCGCAAGTTGATGCTGTACAGAACTCACTtgcaaatcatcatcatcacGAACATCCACAAGAAAAGTTGGAAGCTCCAAGCCCGTCGGAGTTGAAGCCCTGTTGGTTTCAAGAAAAGCCCGATTTGAACTTAAAGCCCGAGCCCGAAGATCCAGAATTGGATTACTGGTGA